The genomic DNA CGCGATTTATGACAGTCCCGCCGATTTGCTGCAACACTATGAGGAGTCCCCTTTAGCCCAGGCATCTCGTTAATTGCCAACTATGCTTCAGATTACGAACAGCGTCAGCATTCCCGAAGATGAAATTGAAATGAGTGCGGTTCGCTCTCAGGGGGCGGGCGGACAAAATGTGAATAAGGTCGCAACAGCCATCCATCTGCGCTTTGATATCGGGGCTTCTTCGCTGCCGGAGGCATACCAGGAAAGACTGCTGCAACTGAGCGATCAGCGGATTACCAAAGATGGCGTGATTGTGATCAAATCTCAGCAGCACCGCACCCAGGAGCAAAACCGGGAAGAGGCACTGAAACGCCTACAAGAATTAATCCGAAGCGCGATCGCCCTCCCCAAACCTCGCAAACCCAGCAAACCCACCTTTAGTGCCAAGAGAAAACGATTGGAAAGTAAGAGCAAGCGATCGCACATCAAAGCAATGCGCGGCAAAGTCACCGACGACCTCTAAGTTAATCGTTCTTTCACCCACGATCGAAAGGCTTTGAGGGCAGGTCTAGTGCCTGCGGTGCGACTCATTTCTAAAAATTGGGTGATGCCATGCCTTCAATCACAGGGAAATTGGGAAAGGTGCGGATTGTGTTTGATTCGATGTAGGTGCCGTTTTCCAATAGCGCGATCGTTAATATTCTTTGTCTGTACTGAACCGCTTCACTTTCCCCTTTTTGTCCCCAATTCTGAGGGAAACCAAACGGATAACAGATCAGCCTGCCTGGTTTAGCTGATCGATCCAGGTGTTCTTACCCTCGAATCGAACGCAATACACATCCGGATTCCGCAGCCGTTCCCATTCAGCATAGCCAATCTGTTGGTCAAAATACTTCAAGAGCAGCGTCATTAAATTCCCGTGGGTAACGACCATTGCGGAATTTGTGGTTTGCATTGCTTCGTTCACAACTCGAATTCCTCGCATCATGGCAGTGCGGCTCGACTCCCCTCCCGGAAAAGCTAAATCCAAATCGATAAAAGTCTCTGCTAAGCTTTGTCGCCAGTCGTCCAGCGGCACAGGACTCAACACCCGTTCAACCAGCCGATCGTCTAGCTCAACAATTAAACCCAGCCGTTCTGACAGAGGGACGATCGATTGATAAGCCCTGACGTAGGGACTCGAAATGATTCGCTCGATTTGGATGTCCTGAAGCCAGTTTGCTAGGGCGATCGCCTGCTGTTGTCCGGTTTGCGTCAGCGGGGCATCGGGTTCCTGTCCACTTGCCTGACAGTGGCGAACGAGATACAGAATTTGATTCATCAATCCAGTTATAAATCGATCGTTGCTCTCACGATCGGCTCAGAATCCTCTGAAACGGTGCGGCGGATCTGAAAGCCGAGTTTTTGGCAGACGTGCTGCATGGCGCGGTTTTCGGGGAGGATTTCTGCCTGGATGCGCTTGAGTCCGGCATCGCGTCCCATCTGGAGCAGGCGGCGTAGCATTTCCGTCCCGATGCCCTGTCCCTGATATTTGTCGCTCACCAGCATCGAGAATTCCGCTTCCGGGATGCCGTGCAGTTTGCTCAGTCGTCCGGCGGCAAGGATTTCTTGGGTTCCGTCGGGGTTCTCCAAGTCTGTGACGAGGGCAATTTCGCGATCGTAGTCCACAAAGCAAATGCGAACGAGGCGATCGTGGGCAGTGCGCTGCTTCAGCCCCATCATGTGGAAATAGCGGAAGTAGACGCTTTCTTCGGAGAGGGTTTTGTGGAACTGCACAATCAGGGGTTCGTCTTCGGGACGAATCGGACGAATTGTAACCGGAGTGCCGTTTTTCAGCGTCCAGGGCTGAACAAACTGAAGCGGATAGGGACGAATTGCCAGTTTGGGGATGTCCAGCGATCGGGTTTCGGGGTCGTGGAGGACTACCCGCGCATCCAGGGCGATCAGGCGTTCCGGCGATGCCAGCAAGGGGTTAATATCAATTTCCTTAATCCACCGCTGTTCTGCAACGAGTTGGCTAAATCGCACCATCAACTGTTCTAGCTGCTCCAGGTCGATCGGCTGTCGTCCTCGGACTCCTTTGAGCGCACGATAAATCTGCGTCTGCTCCATTAGGCGACGGGCAAGGGTCGTATTCAGCGGCGGCAGTGCCAGGGCAGAATCACGAAAGACCTCCACCAACTGACCCCCTGCCCCAAACAGCAAAACGGGACCAAACTGCGGATCGAGGGAACTGCCCAAAATCAGCTCATAGCCCTCCAAACGCAGCATCGGCTGAACCGTCACCCCCTGGAAATGCTCTGCCCCCATTTTTTGAGTCACGGACTGCTCGATCGCCCGATATGCTTTCTGTACCGTTTCCGCATCAGGAAGGTTGAGCCGCACGCCGCCTACGTCCGTTTTGTGGGTAATGGTTTCTGAGAACAGTTTCAGCACGACCGGATAGCCGATGTGGTTTGCTTGCTCGATCGCCTCTGCCTCGCTCGTTGCCACGCGGGTTTCTACGACGGGAATGCCATACGCCGCAAGGAGCTGCTTGGACTCAAATTCGGTGAGTAATGTCCGTCCCGACTCCCGGATCGATCGAATCATAGCTTCTGCCTGCGATCGGTCGAGTTCTCCAGCAGACGGCAAACTGGGCGTTTCATAGATTCCCCGGAGGCTGTAGCTGTACTTGCCCATGTAGTTGAACACCTGCACGGCAGTATCCGGATAGGGGAAGGTATAGATTCCGGCACGATTCAGGATTTCCTCTCCGGCTGCCACGTCTGCCCCGCCCATCCAGCTTGCCAGCAGCGGCTTATTCTTGAGACTGGGATTCTGGCTGGCGGCATTCTTCAGGTATTCGGCGGTCTGGGTCGGATTGGTCATCGCCTGGGGCGTGAGGATCACCAGTAAGCCATCGCTGTTGGGATCTTTAGCGGCAATTTCCAGCGCCTTCGCATAGCGATCGGGATCAGCATCGCCCAGAATATCGATCGGGTTATGGTGGCTCCAGTGGGTTGGCAGGATTTCGTCCAGGGCAGCGATCGTTTCCGGGGTCAGTTCCGCCAGTTCTCCGCCTCCGCGAATCAGGGCATCGGTTGCCAGGACTCCCGGACCTCCGGCATTGGTGAGAATCGTCAGCTTTCGACCTTTGGGGCGCGGCTGTTTAGACAAGACTTCCGCCATGTTGAACAGTTCATTGATCGTTTCGACCCGCAAAACGCCCGATCGCCGAAATGCCGCATCTAAAACCTTATCGCTTCCGGCTAACGCGCCTGTGTGAGATGCCGCTGCCTGTGCCGCCGCCTCTGTCCGTCCCGCCTTGATCACAATAATCGGTTTCGTGAGAGCTACTTCCCGCGCCGCAGACAGAAACGATCGCGCATCCCCAATCGACTCCATGTAAATCACAATGCTCTGGGTGTAGGGATCGTCGCCCAGGTAATCGATCAAATCGCCCCAGTTCACATCCAGCATTGCGCCAATCGACACAAACGCACTGAAGCCAACATTCTCCCGCAGGCTCCAATCCAGAATCGAGGTACACAACGCCCCACTCTGACTGATAAATCCGACGCTGCCCGGACGCGCCATTGCGCCTGCAAAGGTGGCATTCAAACCCGATCGCGGACTCATCACCCCCAGGCAGTTGGGACCAATAATTCGCATTTTGCCCTGGGCGGCTTTGAGAATCTGCTGTTCCAGTGCCATCCCTGCCGCGCCCACTTCCCGAAATCCGGCAGAGAGAATGATTGCGCCCTTCACGCCTGCCGCCACACAGTCCCGAATTAGTTGAGGTACGGTTGCCGCTGGGGTTGCAATAATCGCCAGATCCACCCGCTCCGGTACATCTGCGATCGTCGGATAAGCCTTGATCCCTAGCACACTCGATCGCTTGGGATTCACCGGAAACACTGTGCCGCCAAAGGGATTGGTAATCAGATTCCACAGAACCGTGCGACCCACACTATCCGATCGCTCACTGGCTCCAATCACCGCCACCGTTTGGGGACGAAAAATCGCGTCAAGCGGCTGATGGCTCTGGCGCAGAATGTCATAGACGGGATCGCTGGTTTTTCCGGCAGAACTCATAGCGGCGATCGAG from Leptolyngbya ohadii IS1 includes the following:
- the arfB gene encoding alternative ribosome rescue aminoacyl-tRNA hydrolase ArfB, with the protein product MLQITNSVSIPEDEIEMSAVRSQGAGGQNVNKVATAIHLRFDIGASSLPEAYQERLLQLSDQRITKDGVIVIKSQQHRTQEQNREEALKRLQELIRSAIALPKPRKPSKPTFSAKRKRLESKSKRSHIKAMRGKVTDDL
- a CDS encoding histidine phosphatase family protein, with the protein product MNQILYLVRHCQASGQEPDAPLTQTGQQQAIALANWLQDIQIERIISSPYVRAYQSIVPLSERLGLIVELDDRLVERVLSPVPLDDWRQSLAETFIDLDLAFPGGESSRTAMMRGIRVVNEAMQTTNSAMVVTHGNLMTLLLKYFDQQIGYAEWERLRNPDVYCVRFEGKNTWIDQLNQAG
- a CDS encoding bifunctional acetate--CoA ligase family protein/GNAT family N-acetyltransferase, which gives rise to MIQTPSIAAMSSAGKTSDPVYDILRQSHQPLDAIFRPQTVAVIGASERSDSVGRTVLWNLITNPFGGTVFPVNPKRSSVLGIKAYPTIADVPERVDLAIIATPAATVPQLIRDCVAAGVKGAIILSAGFREVGAAGMALEQQILKAAQGKMRIIGPNCLGVMSPRSGLNATFAGAMARPGSVGFISQSGALCTSILDWSLRENVGFSAFVSIGAMLDVNWGDLIDYLGDDPYTQSIVIYMESIGDARSFLSAAREVALTKPIIVIKAGRTEAAAQAAASHTGALAGSDKVLDAAFRRSGVLRVETINELFNMAEVLSKQPRPKGRKLTILTNAGGPGVLATDALIRGGGELAELTPETIAALDEILPTHWSHHNPIDILGDADPDRYAKALEIAAKDPNSDGLLVILTPQAMTNPTQTAEYLKNAASQNPSLKNKPLLASWMGGADVAAGEEILNRAGIYTFPYPDTAVQVFNYMGKYSYSLRGIYETPSLPSAGELDRSQAEAMIRSIRESGRTLLTEFESKQLLAAYGIPVVETRVATSEAEAIEQANHIGYPVVLKLFSETITHKTDVGGVRLNLPDAETVQKAYRAIEQSVTQKMGAEHFQGVTVQPMLRLEGYELILGSSLDPQFGPVLLFGAGGQLVEVFRDSALALPPLNTTLARRLMEQTQIYRALKGVRGRQPIDLEQLEQLMVRFSQLVAEQRWIKEIDINPLLASPERLIALDARVVLHDPETRSLDIPKLAIRPYPLQFVQPWTLKNGTPVTIRPIRPEDEPLIVQFHKTLSEESVYFRYFHMMGLKQRTAHDRLVRICFVDYDREIALVTDLENPDGTQEILAAGRLSKLHGIPEAEFSMLVSDKYQGQGIGTEMLRRLLQMGRDAGLKRIQAEILPENRAMQHVCQKLGFQIRRTVSEDSEPIVRATIDL